One genomic region from Streptomyces sp. NBC_01431 encodes:
- a CDS encoding MarR family winged helix-turn-helix transcriptional regulator: protein MDTATEFGQLLGPLRRAVLRTRRSDDLPDLPEAQIELLRALCGTGPLTPREAAARLRVAPSTVSNLVRAMTASGLIERTPSSTDLRTVHLAASPRAVDLLDRYDRVSTRALQGALDQLTPQSREAIDRALPALAELLATLEDGHG, encoded by the coding sequence ATGGACACCGCGACCGAGTTCGGCCAACTGCTAGGCCCGCTACGCCGGGCCGTACTGCGCACACGCCGCTCCGACGACCTTCCCGACCTCCCCGAGGCCCAGATCGAGCTGCTGCGGGCCCTCTGCGGGACCGGTCCGCTCACCCCGCGCGAGGCCGCCGCCCGGCTGCGGGTCGCACCGTCCACCGTCAGCAACCTGGTCCGCGCGATGACCGCCTCAGGCCTCATCGAACGCACACCCTCGTCAACAGACCTGCGCACCGTCCACCTCGCGGCCTCCCCCAGGGCCGTCGACCTGCTGGACCGCTACGACCGCGTGAGCACCAGAGCACTGCAGGGCGCACTGGACCAACTCACCCCACAGAGCCGAGAAGCCATCGACCGCGCCCTGCCCGCACTCGCCGAGTTGCTCGCCACACTGGAGGACGGACACGGCTGA
- a CDS encoding GntR family transcriptional regulator, with protein MVEYRIDRGSGVPAYVQIIEQTERGLRMGTLKVGDKLPTAREVVAATAINPNTVLRAYRDMEQSGLVELRRGLGTFVTRSLARPGSEDDSPLRAELTDWTARARAAGLERADILALVTAALDIHDNEQHSRTPRDRGRKEEDA; from the coding sequence GTGGTCGAGTACCGGATCGACCGTGGCAGCGGCGTCCCGGCCTACGTGCAGATCATCGAGCAGACCGAACGGGGACTTCGGATGGGCACGTTGAAGGTCGGGGACAAATTGCCCACGGCCAGGGAGGTGGTGGCCGCGACCGCCATCAACCCCAACACCGTGCTCCGGGCCTACCGCGACATGGAGCAGTCCGGCCTGGTCGAACTGCGCCGCGGGCTGGGGACTTTCGTTACGCGGTCGCTGGCGCGGCCCGGCTCAGAGGACGACTCACCCCTGCGGGCGGAACTCACAGACTGGACAGCACGCGCGCGGGCGGCGGGATTAGAACGGGCCGACATCCTCGCCCTGGTCACAGCGGCTCTGGACATCCACGACAACGAGCAACACAGCCGCACCCCGCGCGACCGGGGGCGGAAAGAGGAGGACGCATGA
- the coaD gene encoding pantetheine-phosphate adenylyltransferase, with translation MRALFPGSFDPVTQGHRDILRRAALLFDEVVVCVMFNSNKTGRFPITERLDRLHAAATDLSNVTVDSHTGGLLVDYCRRVGIDVVIRGVRGVSDLDYEMPMARMNHELAGVETFFIPADPSLAHISSTLVTTMSQQDRVPKDDLSKLHPAAGGGSGGS, from the coding sequence ATGCGAGCCCTCTTCCCAGGATCCTTCGACCCAGTCACTCAAGGGCACCGGGACATACTCCGGCGCGCCGCCCTCCTGTTCGACGAGGTCGTCGTGTGCGTGATGTTCAATTCGAACAAGACCGGCCGCTTCCCCATCACGGAACGGCTGGACCGGTTGCACGCGGCGGCAACTGACTTGAGCAACGTCACGGTCGACTCCCACACCGGCGGCCTGCTGGTCGATTACTGCCGCCGAGTGGGAATCGACGTCGTCATCCGCGGAGTCCGCGGCGTTTCCGACCTCGACTACGAAATGCCGATGGCCCGCATGAACCACGAACTGGCCGGAGTGGAAACGTTCTTCATCCCTGCCGACCCCTCCCTCGCCCACATCTCCTCCACCCTCGTCACCACGATGAGTCAACAGGACCGTGTCCCGAAGGATGACTTGAGCAAGCTTCATCCCGCGGCTGGGGGCGGCAGCGGCGGTTCCTAA
- a CDS encoding transporter has product MKGSLWLAWRQQRVLIGIGALLLTAAVAIAAYSHSGMLDDLRSGLFAHCAPGPLQCTRPETGLPLLLGIEPLKYLGVLNIALPVLIGVFWGAPLLGRDRELGTYRMVLAQGVSRTQWFATRFALAATTTVALSGLLAAVFAWWWRPAANRSYGLFWYENTALSGSGPRVMAAALFGLAAGTLLGLLVRRVLAAMGLSLLVTGAVTLLLEWTHRTRLLVPPHTYTSPGSIPKPAMGEKWSTGHYGLITASGRHEDVMNCPFPSGAQLSECMARHGYVARFYEANPAGDYWAFQWTDTVVLGGLAFLLTAVTMLLLRRRV; this is encoded by the coding sequence GTGAAGGGCTCCCTCTGGCTCGCGTGGCGCCAGCAGCGCGTACTGATCGGCATCGGTGCGCTCCTCCTGACCGCCGCCGTGGCAATCGCGGCGTACTCCCACTCGGGCATGCTGGACGACCTGCGAAGTGGGCTGTTCGCCCACTGCGCCCCTGGACCGCTGCAATGCACTCGACCCGAAACCGGCCTGCCCCTGCTACTGGGCATCGAGCCGCTGAAGTACCTCGGAGTGCTGAACATCGCCCTGCCCGTCTTGATCGGCGTCTTCTGGGGCGCCCCGCTGCTGGGCCGCGACCGCGAACTCGGTACGTACCGCATGGTCCTGGCCCAAGGCGTGAGCCGCACCCAGTGGTTCGCGACGCGATTCGCCCTCGCCGCCACGACGACGGTAGCCCTCTCCGGGCTGCTCGCGGCAGTGTTCGCGTGGTGGTGGCGACCGGCCGCCAACCGGAGCTACGGCCTTTTCTGGTACGAGAACACGGCCCTGAGCGGCTCGGGCCCACGCGTCATGGCGGCCGCCCTGTTCGGCCTGGCGGCAGGCACACTGCTGGGTCTGCTGGTCCGCCGGGTCCTGGCCGCGATGGGCCTGTCCCTCCTGGTGACCGGGGCCGTGACGCTCCTGCTGGAGTGGACGCACAGGACACGCCTGCTCGTCCCCCCGCACACCTACACCAGCCCCGGCAGCATCCCCAAGCCGGCCATGGGTGAGAAGTGGTCGACCGGACACTACGGCCTGATCACAGCCTCCGGACGTCACGAGGACGTGATGAACTGCCCCTTCCCGTCGGGCGCCCAACTCAGCGAGTGCATGGCTCGGCACGGTTACGTCGCCCGTTTCTACGAAGCCAACCCGGCAGGCGACTACTGGGCCTTCCAGTGGACCGACACCGTCGTCCTCGGCGGCCTCGCCTTCCTGCTGACGGCTGTCACCATGCTGCTCCTGCGCCGCCGCGTCTGA
- a CDS encoding GNAT family N-acetyltransferase, producing MEPLQITGDKSLTARPMLPEDEPAASRVLAACEDHFLAATGSPALAADVQSLYYSLPDCADFEQKHLLVLCDGAEVVGVVDAVAGCPDARSCSVGLFLLTPKARRKGMGTLVARHLLREAAARGLRRVTATCPQSWTPGLAFLEKLDFEVHPPRQKTASTVGNRRGSATERDLCTAVREEHEPPRGVGQHDR from the coding sequence GTGGAACCGCTCCAGATCACCGGCGACAAGTCGCTCACGGCGCGTCCCATGCTGCCGGAGGACGAACCCGCCGCGAGTCGCGTGCTGGCGGCCTGCGAGGACCATTTCCTCGCGGCCACCGGTTCTCCCGCCCTGGCCGCCGACGTACAGAGCCTGTACTACTCCCTGCCGGACTGTGCCGACTTCGAACAGAAGCACCTGCTCGTCCTGTGCGACGGGGCAGAGGTGGTGGGCGTGGTCGACGCCGTCGCGGGCTGTCCCGACGCGCGCAGCTGTTCGGTGGGGCTGTTCCTCCTCACCCCCAAGGCCCGCCGTAAGGGCATGGGCACGCTGGTGGCCCGGCACCTGCTCCGGGAGGCCGCGGCCCGGGGACTGCGACGGGTGACCGCCACCTGTCCGCAAAGCTGGACGCCCGGCTTGGCGTTCCTTGAGAAGCTGGACTTCGAGGTGCACCCACCGCGACAGAAGACCGCCTCGACAGTGGGTAACCGGCGTGGTTCCGCCACCGAGAGGGACTTGTGCACCGCCGTCCGGGAAGAGCACGAGCCCCCGCGCGGTGTCGGCCAACACGACAGGTAG
- the ligD gene encoding non-homologous end-joining DNA ligase, giving the protein MTGLLDTLPPELADRTTEAAPGVELAASPMLATLSDRRDFAGGWVFERKLDGIRVLAVREGGRVTLRSRSGRRLDATYPEIVDALAAQNCADFTIDGEIVAYSHGRTDFARLQQRMGLTRPADVAASNVAVTYYVFDLLRLEATDVRHLPLRTRKSLLRRALTFAAPLRFTTHRNEGGPELLDDACRRGWEGLIAKRADSTYRTRRSKDWLKLKCAQGQEFVVGGFTEPAGSREGIGALLIGYHADGLLHYAGKVGTGFDRRTLLDLRHRLDGLRAADSPFADRPALHGAHWVRPRLVAQIAFAEWTRDGLLRHPRYQGLRDDKEPADVIREHPKP; this is encoded by the coding sequence GTGACCGGCCTGCTGGACACGTTGCCGCCCGAGTTGGCCGACCGCACGACGGAGGCGGCGCCGGGCGTGGAACTGGCGGCGTCACCGATGCTGGCGACGCTCAGCGACCGCCGTGACTTCGCCGGGGGCTGGGTCTTCGAGCGGAAGCTGGACGGCATCCGCGTCCTCGCGGTGCGGGAAGGGGGCAGGGTCACGCTCCGCTCCCGTTCGGGGCGACGGCTCGATGCCACATATCCGGAGATCGTCGACGCGCTCGCCGCCCAGAACTGCGCGGACTTCACGATCGACGGCGAGATCGTCGCCTACTCACACGGCAGGACGGATTTCGCCCGGCTCCAGCAGCGCATGGGACTCACCCGCCCCGCGGACGTGGCCGCGAGCAATGTGGCGGTGACGTATTACGTCTTCGATCTGCTGCGCCTGGAGGCCACGGACGTGCGGCACCTGCCGCTGCGCACCCGCAAGTCCCTGCTGCGACGCGCCCTGACGTTCGCGGCGCCGCTGCGGTTCACCACGCATCGCAACGAAGGCGGCCCCGAACTGCTCGATGACGCCTGCCGACGGGGCTGGGAGGGGCTCATCGCCAAGCGGGCCGACAGCACGTACCGGACGCGCCGTTCCAAGGACTGGCTCAAGCTGAAGTGTGCCCAGGGCCAGGAATTCGTCGTGGGCGGCTTCACGGAACCGGCGGGCAGCCGGGAGGGAATCGGAGCCCTGCTCATCGGCTACCACGCGGACGGACTGCTGCACTACGCGGGCAAGGTCGGCACCGGATTCGACCGGCGCACCCTGCTCGACCTGCGGCACAGGCTCGACGGACTGCGAGCCGCCGACTCGCCCTTCGCGGACCGTCCCGCACTGCACGGCGCGCACTGGGTACGGCCGCGGCTCGTGGCGCAGATCGCCTTCGCGGAGTGGACGCGCGACGGCCTGCTGCGGCACCCCCGCTATCAAGGACTGCGGGACGACAAGGAACCGGCCGACGTCATCAGGGAGCACCCCAAGCCATGA
- a CDS encoding alpha/beta hydrolase family protein, which translates to MRFLFEDESFSFETLRAAGFANDGGADLGEVIATVRNISEGDEEAWLREWKSTAQRVHAIATRAQADGHRVSAREALLRASNYYRTAEFYRRDDPANDPEAKLLSTLSRETFAAAAALMDTPVEAVRIPYEDTSLPGYLFLVDDSGAPRPTLIFTSGFDSTLEEAYFAVAAAALRRGYNVLAYDGPGQGAVLREQQLVFRPDWEAVVTPVVDYALTRPEIAPDRLALLGYSLGGYLTARAAAHEHRLAALILDDGLYNYYDAHTQAMPPFLREWVETGRDDLANPVVGLLMKASTQLRWALRNGVWAFGAASVADYIRRTADYTLDGVAQLIDCPTLILDAEDDQFFRGQPQRVQAALTCPHTLVTLRESEGAGEHCHMGAMSRFHQVTFDWLDGTLASA; encoded by the coding sequence ATGCGATTCCTGTTCGAGGACGAGTCGTTCTCCTTCGAGACTTTGCGCGCGGCCGGATTCGCCAACGACGGCGGCGCCGACCTGGGCGAGGTCATCGCCACCGTCCGCAACATCAGCGAGGGAGACGAAGAGGCGTGGCTACGCGAGTGGAAGAGCACCGCGCAGCGCGTCCACGCCATCGCCACCCGCGCCCAGGCGGACGGGCACCGGGTCAGCGCCCGCGAGGCTCTGCTGCGCGCCTCGAACTACTACCGCACCGCCGAGTTCTACCGTCGCGACGACCCTGCCAACGACCCCGAGGCCAAGCTCCTGTCCACGCTCTCCCGCGAGACCTTCGCGGCCGCCGCTGCCCTGATGGACACCCCCGTCGAGGCCGTGCGCATTCCCTACGAGGACACCAGCCTGCCCGGCTACCTCTTCCTCGTAGACGACTCCGGCGCTCCCCGCCCCACCCTCATCTTCACCAGTGGCTTCGACTCCACCTTGGAGGAGGCCTACTTCGCCGTCGCCGCAGCCGCGCTGCGCCGTGGATACAACGTGCTCGCCTACGACGGGCCCGGCCAGGGAGCTGTGCTGCGCGAGCAGCAACTGGTCTTCCGCCCGGACTGGGAAGCCGTCGTCACCCCCGTCGTCGACTACGCGCTGACCCGCCCCGAGATCGCTCCCGATCGGCTCGCTCTCCTGGGGTACAGCCTCGGCGGCTACCTCACCGCCCGAGCCGCCGCCCACGAACACCGCCTGGCCGCCCTGATCCTGGACGACGGCCTCTACAACTACTACGACGCGCACACCCAGGCCATGCCGCCGTTCCTGCGGGAGTGGGTCGAGACCGGACGGGACGACCTCGCCAACCCCGTCGTGGGCCTGCTCATGAAGGCCAGCACCCAACTCCGCTGGGCCCTGCGCAATGGCGTGTGGGCGTTCGGCGCCGCCTCGGTCGCGGACTACATCCGCCGGACCGCCGACTACACCCTCGACGGCGTCGCCCAGCTCATCGACTGCCCCACCCTCATCCTGGACGCCGAGGACGACCAGTTCTTCCGCGGCCAGCCCCAGCGCGTCCAGGCCGCCCTGACCTGCCCGCACACTCTGGTCACCCTCCGCGAGTCCGAGGGCGCGGGGGAGCACTGCCACATGGGTGCCATGTCCCGCTTCCACCAAGTCACCTTCGACTGGCTCGACGGCACCCTGGCGTCGGCTTGA
- a CDS encoding amidohydrolase family protein produces the protein MIDPVLRAAADHGGLPVVVHGFAPTTADDLVTLSALAGRYPTVPLVVSQLGGLNWMQAVELVRDTPNMYLELSTANVVFAVRLAIKEIPDRTLFGSDAPYGDPVLTRAMVERVTSPGEIRDRVLGGTIAELAGLA, from the coding sequence GTGATCGACCCGGTGCTCCGGGCGGCGGCCGATCATGGCGGGCTGCCCGTGGTCGTGCACGGATTCGCCCCGACGACGGCGGACGATCTGGTAACTCTGTCGGCGCTCGCCGGCCGGTACCCGACGGTTCCGCTGGTGGTCAGCCAGCTCGGGGGGCTGAACTGGATGCAGGCTGTCGAGCTGGTCCGGGACACTCCGAACATGTACCTGGAACTGTCCACGGCCAACGTCGTTTTCGCGGTCCGGCTGGCCATCAAGGAGATCCCGGACCGGACCCTGTTCGGTTCCGATGCCCCGTACGGGGATCCGGTTCTCACCCGGGCGATGGTGGAGCGGGTCACAAGCCCGGGTGAGATACGCGACCGCGTGCTCGGCGGGACGATCGCCGAATTGGCCGGTCTCGCGTGA
- a CDS encoding DNA polymerase ligase N-terminal domain-containing protein, with translation MGEKDGLRTYRGKRHFDKTSEPRGESSEGAEACGDGSEPTFVVQIHDASSLHFDFRLEVDGVLKSWSIPKGPSTDPRDKRLAIPTEDHPLDYRDFEGVIPRGEYGGGTVIVWDRGTYRPTSHDKRNRPVPFAEALDNGHATFDLHGEKLHGQYALTRFHGREEASEGPARKPTWLLVRTGSGRGARGGGTPDPRRARSVRSGRTLRQLAQAPDAETWDPERR, from the coding sequence GTGGGTGAGAAGGACGGCTTGCGGACCTACCGCGGGAAGCGGCACTTCGACAAGACGAGCGAGCCGCGCGGCGAGAGCTCCGAGGGAGCAGAAGCGTGCGGCGACGGCAGCGAGCCCACGTTCGTGGTGCAGATCCACGACGCAAGCTCCCTGCACTTCGACTTCCGTCTGGAGGTCGACGGTGTACTCAAGTCCTGGTCGATTCCCAAAGGGCCGTCCACCGATCCGCGTGACAAGCGACTCGCCATCCCCACCGAGGACCACCCCTTGGACTACCGGGACTTCGAGGGAGTGATCCCCCGGGGCGAGTACGGCGGTGGGACCGTCATCGTCTGGGACCGCGGCACGTATCGGCCCACCAGCCACGACAAGCGCAACCGTCCGGTGCCCTTCGCGGAGGCACTGGACAACGGCCATGCCACGTTCGACCTGCACGGAGAGAAGCTTCACGGACAGTACGCGCTGACCCGGTTCCACGGTCGCGAGGAGGCGAGCGAGGGACCGGCCCGGAAACCGACGTGGCTGCTGGTGCGGACCGGCTCGGGCCGCGGCGCCCGCGGCGGCGGCACCCCCGACCCGCGGCGGGCCCGCTCGGTACGCAGCGGCCGTACGCTGCGCCAGCTGGCACAGGCACCGGACGCCGAGACGTGGGACCCGGAACGGCGGTGA
- the ligD gene encoding non-homologous end-joining DNA ligase, translating to MPDTESLRVGRRTLTLHRQDKPLLPAADSGGHAITKGDLVTYYRQIAPFMLPHLRGRPLMLERLPDGLDGPRIMQKNTPANFPEWITRVEVAKEGGSVVHTVCDDTATLVFLADQAAITLHRWQSRTPQVDHPDRLVFDLDPSEDSDFDTVRSAAHLVRELLDDLGLASGVMTTGSRGLHVVALLNGSHGFDDVHDFAKRAADVLAAAHPEHLTTAARKKQRGGRLYLDVQRNAYAQTSVVPYTVRAKEGAPVATPLAWEQLDDPALSARRWAITDAADQARTDPWSELPLRGRSLGPARRKLEELST from the coding sequence ATGCCTGATACCGAGTCCCTGCGCGTTGGCCGGCGAACGCTGACCCTGCACCGGCAGGACAAACCGCTCCTGCCCGCCGCTGATTCCGGCGGCCATGCCATAACCAAGGGCGACCTCGTCACGTACTACCGGCAGATCGCCCCGTTCATGCTCCCGCATCTGCGCGGCCGCCCCCTGATGCTGGAACGCCTCCCCGACGGCCTCGATGGGCCGCGCATCATGCAGAAGAACACCCCGGCCAACTTTCCCGAGTGGATCACCCGGGTAGAGGTGGCCAAGGAGGGCGGCAGTGTTGTGCACACGGTGTGCGACGACACCGCGACGTTGGTGTTCCTCGCCGACCAGGCCGCCATCACCCTGCACCGATGGCAGTCCAGGACGCCCCAGGTAGATCACCCCGACCGGCTGGTGTTCGACCTCGACCCCTCCGAGGACAGTGACTTCGACACCGTCCGCTCCGCAGCCCATCTGGTGCGGGAACTGCTGGATGACCTGGGGCTCGCTTCCGGAGTGATGACCACCGGCTCCCGCGGCTTGCACGTCGTGGCCCTTCTCAACGGCAGTCACGGCTTCGATGACGTCCACGACTTCGCCAAGCGGGCCGCCGACGTGCTGGCCGCGGCCCACCCGGAACACCTCACCACCGCCGCCCGCAAGAAGCAACGCGGTGGTCGGCTCTACCTCGATGTGCAGCGCAACGCGTACGCGCAGACCAGCGTGGTCCCCTACACCGTGCGGGCGAAGGAGGGCGCCCCTGTCGCCACCCCCCTCGCCTGGGAGCAGCTCGACGACCCCGCTCTGTCCGCGCGGCGCTGGGCCATCACCGACGCCGCGGACCAGGCACGCACCGACCCGTGGAGTGAATTGCCGCTCCGGGGGCGGTCATTGGGCCCGGCCCGTCGCAAACTGGAAGAGCTGAGTACGTGA
- a CDS encoding ABC transporter ATP-binding protein — translation MTGPDATPALRATGLGFRYRARGGWTLRDCEFTVPRSRITALVGRNGAGKSTLLHLAGGLLRPRAGEIRVLDAAPGTSEARTRIALLTQGKPLYPRFTVADTLRMGEKLNASWDQTAAEQTVREGGIPLPARVGELSPGQRTRVALALALGKRPELLLLDEPMADLDPVARGEIMAALMAEAAEHGTSIVLSSHVLPELEQTCDWVLLLRNGRIELSEDADTLRDNHAVLTGHIDQSGTLAASHTVIHRRVSGRQMTTLVQQRGPLRGDWHVERPSLEDILISHLQAGGTMDAVTAHRTGATA, via the coding sequence ATGACCGGGCCTGACGCGACGCCCGCGCTGCGCGCTACGGGACTCGGATTCCGATACCGGGCACGGGGCGGCTGGACCCTGCGGGACTGCGAGTTCACCGTGCCCAGGAGCCGCATCACCGCCCTCGTCGGACGCAACGGCGCCGGCAAGAGCACCCTGCTGCACCTGGCCGGCGGCCTGCTGCGCCCCCGCGCCGGGGAGATACGCGTGCTGGACGCGGCACCTGGTACGTCCGAAGCCCGCACCCGCATCGCCCTGCTCACCCAGGGCAAGCCGCTCTACCCCCGTTTTACCGTGGCGGACACCCTGCGGATGGGCGAGAAGCTGAACGCCTCTTGGGACCAGACTGCCGCCGAGCAGACCGTCCGCGAGGGCGGGATCCCGCTCCCCGCCCGCGTAGGCGAGCTCTCCCCCGGGCAGCGCACCCGCGTCGCACTCGCGCTGGCACTGGGCAAGCGGCCCGAACTGCTGCTGCTCGACGAGCCGATGGCCGACCTCGACCCCGTGGCTCGAGGCGAGATCATGGCGGCGCTGATGGCTGAGGCCGCCGAGCACGGCACCAGCATTGTGCTGTCCTCGCACGTCCTGCCCGAACTGGAGCAGACCTGCGACTGGGTGCTGCTGCTGCGGAACGGACGCATCGAGTTGAGCGAGGACGCCGACACACTGCGCGACAACCACGCCGTGCTGACCGGCCACATCGACCAGTCCGGCACCCTGGCCGCATCGCACACCGTGATACACCGCCGGGTCAGTGGCAGACAGATGACCACCCTGGTGCAACAGCGCGGACCGCTGCGCGGCGACTGGCACGTCGAGCGGCCCAGCCTGGAGGACATCCTGATCAGCCACCTCCAAGCCGGTGGCACGATGGACGCCGTCACCGCCCACCGGACGGGGGCGACGGCGTGA
- a CDS encoding GNAT family N-acetyltransferase, translated as MHAFLETEQLVLRPFTDADADGLFALDNDPDVMRFINGGRPVSRGAIHTQTLPRLLHDYPCFGTRGYWAAEEKTTGAFLGWFEFRPLDEHSPAVVELGYRLNKAAWGKGHATAGSRALISKGFTALAVERVTANTMAANTRSRRVMEKAGLSFVRHFTGDWPEAIAGSEHGEVEYDLARTDWEQRR; from the coding sequence ATGCATGCCTTCCTGGAAACCGAACAGCTCGTGCTGCGCCCGTTCACCGACGCCGACGCCGACGGCCTGTTCGCGCTGGACAACGACCCCGACGTCATGCGCTTCATCAACGGCGGCCGGCCGGTGAGCCGGGGGGCGATCCATACGCAGACCCTGCCGCGGCTCCTCCACGACTATCCGTGCTTCGGTACCCGCGGCTACTGGGCCGCCGAGGAGAAGACCACCGGGGCCTTCCTGGGCTGGTTCGAGTTCCGCCCCCTTGACGAGCACAGTCCCGCCGTGGTCGAACTCGGCTACCGGCTGAACAAGGCCGCCTGGGGCAAGGGCCATGCCACAGCGGGATCGAGGGCCTTGATCAGCAAAGGCTTCACCGCCCTCGCGGTGGAGCGGGTCACCGCGAACACCATGGCCGCGAACACACGGTCCCGGCGCGTGATGGAGAAGGCGGGACTGTCATTCGTCCGGCACTTCACCGGAGACTGGCCAGAGGCGATCGCAGGATCCGAACACGGCGAAGTCGAGTATGACCTCGCCCGGACCGACTGGGAACAGCGTCGGTAG
- a CDS encoding TetR-like C-terminal domain-containing protein: MPSSSASQAPAPDPDRRPPGGPVLQDSVTEAISAAFFEELASVGYARLSLEAVAKRAGAGKAAIYRRWPSKLEMTVALVSAVAVDAPEVADSGTLRGDVLAFLTELAGALRHRLISKIIPDLVAEGTRNPELGQALFTAVRDARRIKATHMLERAIERGELPADVDREFALDLLAGPLYWRLAVVHTPTAPDYLDRLADKLLAAFIA, encoded by the coding sequence ATGCCCAGCTCCTCCGCGTCTCAGGCCCCCGCCCCTGATCCCGACCGTCGGCCCCCCGGGGGGCCCGTACTCCAGGACTCGGTGACCGAGGCGATCTCAGCCGCCTTCTTCGAGGAACTGGCGTCGGTCGGCTACGCGCGACTCTCCCTGGAAGCGGTCGCCAAGCGGGCCGGGGCGGGCAAGGCCGCCATCTACCGCCGCTGGCCATCCAAGCTGGAGATGACCGTCGCCCTGGTCTCCGCGGTGGCCGTGGACGCACCCGAGGTCGCCGACAGCGGCACCCTGCGCGGCGACGTGCTCGCTTTCCTCACCGAGCTCGCCGGCGCATTGCGACACCGGCTCATTTCGAAGATCATCCCCGACCTGGTCGCCGAGGGCACCCGTAACCCCGAGTTGGGGCAGGCACTGTTCACCGCTGTCCGCGATGCCCGGCGCATCAAGGCCACCCACATGCTTGAACGAGCGATCGAGCGCGGCGAACTCCCCGCGGACGTGGACCGCGAATTCGCGCTCGACCTCCTCGCGGGCCCGCTCTACTGGCGCCTCGCGGTCGTCCACACCCCGACCGCCCCCGACTACCTCGACCGCCTCGCCGACAAACTCCTCGCCGCCTTCATTGCCTGA
- a CDS encoding IS3 family transposase, translated as MDEAFTGVETQLGITAACRLTGRSRATHYRQLRPAPPRRARAPQMQPSALTAEERAAVLELMNGDEYAELAPAQIWARELDAGRYHCSVSTMYRILREQDQSGERRRQATHPAKAVPELVATGPSQVFTWDITKAAGPVKGVWYHAYVIIDIFSRYIVGHTVERAESAVRAEELLRETIARNGIVPQTVHADRGTSMTSKKVSQLLIDLGVTRSHSRPKVSNDNPYSEAQFKTTKYMADYPERFDSLAHAREWFDAFIAYYNHEHRHSGIGWHTPASVHFGTAEEVRDQRAVTLAEAYARHPERFGRRPRPPEIPQTAWINDPAKHQEPAPQTS; from the coding sequence GTGGACGAGGCGTTCACCGGCGTCGAGACTCAGCTGGGCATCACGGCCGCCTGTCGGCTGACCGGCCGCTCCCGCGCCACGCACTACCGCCAGCTCCGGCCGGCACCACCACGCAGAGCACGTGCCCCGCAGATGCAGCCGTCGGCACTGACGGCCGAAGAGCGGGCCGCCGTACTGGAGTTGATGAACGGCGACGAGTACGCCGAGCTGGCGCCCGCACAAATCTGGGCCCGCGAGCTGGATGCCGGGCGCTACCACTGCTCCGTCTCGACGATGTACCGGATCCTGCGCGAGCAGGACCAGTCCGGCGAGCGCCGACGGCAGGCCACCCATCCCGCCAAGGCAGTGCCCGAGCTGGTCGCCACCGGACCCTCGCAGGTGTTCACCTGGGACATCACCAAGGCGGCCGGACCGGTCAAGGGCGTCTGGTATCACGCCTACGTCATCATCGACATCTTCAGCCGGTACATCGTCGGCCACACCGTCGAGCGAGCCGAATCAGCGGTGCGGGCCGAGGAGTTGCTCCGCGAGACCATCGCCCGCAACGGCATCGTTCCCCAGACCGTGCACGCGGACCGCGGCACCTCGATGACGTCGAAGAAGGTCTCCCAACTACTGATCGATCTGGGCGTGACGCGGTCACACTCGCGGCCGAAGGTCTCCAACGACAACCCTTACAGCGAGGCCCAGTTCAAGACCACGAAGTACATGGCGGACTACCCCGAGCGGTTCGATTCGCTGGCCCACGCCCGCGAATGGTTCGACGCGTTCATCGCGTATTACAACCACGAGCACCGGCACTCGGGCATCGGCTGGCACACCCCCGCCTCCGTCCACTTCGGAACCGCCGAGGAGGTCCGCGACCAGCGCGCGGTCACCCTCGCCGAGGCATACGCCCGCCACCCCGAACGCTTCGGCCGCCGCCCCCGACCACCCGAGATACCCCAGACGGCATGGATCAACGACCCGGCCAAGCACCAGGAACCCGCACCACAAACCTCATAG